The Geminocystis sp. NIES-3708 genomic sequence CTGCTCTCATACGGTTAAAAGCATTCCCCGCTTCTTGGTGTAAAAATTCTGTACGATTATAATAATTTCCCATATTAACTAAACTTTGTCGAGGTGTTTCTGCAAATGGAAAATGACCAAAATAAGTATTAGATAAAAGAGAATTAATGGTAGGAATTTGTGATTGTGCAATGGTAGGAGATGATTGATTTGTGATTATTTCAGGCGGTTTATTCTCAATTTTTGGTTGTTGATAAATAGGAGAGGTTTTGACTGTTTCAGTCTTTTTTTGAGATTCGATGGCAGGGGGAATTGTAGGAGATTCAGTGGTTTGAGATTGATTATTCAGTTGTGTAGGTAATGAGGGAATTTCAGGGGATTTATTTTCAATAGTGGGGAAATTTTCTAGAGGACTTTTGACAGAAGAATTTAATTCTTTATCTTTAATGGAAGATGAGGAAGACTCAGAAGATTGAGGAATATACCACCAACCGAAAATGCCACCTAAAATAACTGAAGCGAGAAAAAAGTTAAGTATTTGAAAATTAGATAACAACGATTTGATGATTTTCATGATATTTTCGGAATTTTAAACCTAAAAATTAATTAATTGTGCCGCAATCCAACCTGTTGTACCTGACGGGGAATGATATACTTTATACCATCGATAACCGCCTTGATCATAACCAGTCTCTAATATCTCTATTGTTTCTCCTGTATAGCCTTGTCCTACAACAGAATAACTTGTACCTGGTCCTGAGCGAATATTTTTACTTCCTGATTTACCTCCAATACTGGCATAAGAGTTACTACTTGAATTATTTACAGATGGATTAACCACAATAGTTCTAGTTTTAGGTTGATTATTTGCTCTAACTTCCGCTTGTCTTCGTAATTCTTCAGCTTTAACCCTTGCTTGTTCAGCTTCTAACCTCATTTTCTCTGATTCTTGTCGTTTAGCTTCTTCTTGCTCTCGTTTTTGTTTCTCTTCTAAAACTTTTGCTTCCGCTTCCTCTTTTTCTCGCTCAACTTCTTCTAATTTTGCTAGAGTTTGAGCCCTTTGTTGAGTAATAATAAATCCTCCTGATACCCCTAAAGCAACTAATATACCAGTAATTAAAAGGGGAATAAGATTATTTTTTTGCGGATTATTGACAGAATTTTGATGAATATTACTAACAGGATTATTCCATTCAGAATTGGGAATTAAAATCGTTGCTGGTGAATTAGAAGTAACATTTTTTGATAAATCAATTGTATTAACAGAAGGCACAACCGCCATTGTTTCCATTTCGCTGTTATGTAGAGCTTGATACATAGCTTGAGCAGTAAGATAACGGTTACTT encodes the following:
- a CDS encoding D-alanyl-D-alanine carboxypeptidase family protein yields the protein MKIIKSLLSNFQILNFFLASVILGGIFGWWYIPQSSESSSSSIKDKELNSSVKSPLENFPTIENKSPEIPSLPTQLNNQSQTTESPTIPPAIESQKKTETVKTSPIYQQPKIENKPPEIITNQSSPTIAQSQIPTINSLLSNTYFGHFPFAETPRQSLVNMGNYYNRTEFLHQEAGNAFNRMRADAKVQGVELVLISGFRSISDQTKLFQKQIQKRGSKEAASKLSAPPGHSEHHTGYALDIGDGKQPSLDLKFQFESSQAYSWLTNNAHRYGFELSFPKNNIQGVSFEPWHWRYVASNQANSIFAMPRNLLYVNK